One Methanobacterium sp. genomic region harbors:
- a CDS encoding Coenzyme F420 hydrogenase/dehydrogenase, beta subunit C-terminal domain: MYINNYIDKVTKNMSPNQQKEVGEELKSHILDIADAIASAKNVEVDETIIREAILMMEPPEKLAKMYPKSQINKENIWKLEKIVGSDMCAKCGTCTVICPNNILTFEGRPQLTEECLRNGHGMCFEVCPRVSSGKYQIKLREKFEKDLYYGRGSSEGQDGGAVTAFLKHLLQVKKIDGAIVVGDEYWKPVSLIVQSADDLLKTSKSKYAISTLEALKTAGEMGLEKVTIVALPCQINGLRKLQYFPYLAKHEEELGRTGKPVKIPKIEYLIGLFCTEKFDYGNMKGILEENNIKMEDVEKFNVKKGKLLVYTNREEKKIDLKKIELCAGCKMCKDFDAELADVSIGSVGSHNGYSTIIIRTKKGEEIKNALDLQKGVEVEEIEKLQGFKQKRFQKEVNKRKENDEYISFYWASDYAGVSKRADGTYFIRIRAKPAGWYTTEEIKEVADIAEKYNARIKLTNRGAYELHGINGFDIEDVVTKLNEINLVTGSEGPLVRATLACPGKENCGSGLIDTTRICEIIEDKFKERPTPYKFKIAVSGCPNKCMRPQIHDTGIAGIKFPETNENECNGCGRCSEVCKVEAINIRGDTSYTNYNICVGCGKCLNACPHKAREVKEEGFMLYIGGKAGRELVEGVSTKVKSIDEITDYIDNVLKVYDKYADKPQRERLAATMKRIGQTKFIEEVRKSIEN; this comes from the coding sequence AGCCAGATAAATAAAGAAAATATCTGGAAACTTGAAAAAATAGTTGGAAGTGACATGTGTGCTAAATGTGGTACATGTACTGTAATTTGCCCAAATAACATACTTACCTTTGAAGGCAGACCTCAACTAACAGAAGAATGTTTGCGAAACGGCCATGGAATGTGCTTTGAGGTTTGTCCAAGGGTTTCATCCGGAAAATATCAGATAAAATTAAGGGAAAAATTTGAAAAAGACCTTTATTATGGAAGGGGATCATCTGAAGGACAGGACGGCGGCGCAGTAACCGCCTTTTTAAAACATCTCCTCCAGGTAAAAAAGATAGACGGTGCCATTGTAGTTGGTGATGAATACTGGAAACCTGTTTCATTAATAGTTCAAAGTGCTGATGATTTACTTAAAACATCAAAATCTAAATATGCAATATCCACCCTTGAAGCGCTGAAAACAGCAGGTGAAATGGGCCTCGAAAAAGTAACAATTGTTGCACTACCCTGCCAGATAAACGGGCTTAGGAAACTTCAGTATTTCCCATACCTTGCAAAGCATGAAGAGGAACTTGGAAGAACAGGTAAACCTGTAAAAATTCCAAAAATTGAGTACCTAATAGGACTTTTCTGTACAGAAAAATTTGACTATGGAAACATGAAGGGGATATTAGAAGAAAATAATATAAAAATGGAAGATGTTGAAAAATTCAACGTTAAAAAAGGCAAACTTCTGGTATATACAAATAGAGAAGAGAAAAAAATAGATTTAAAGAAAATAGAGCTCTGTGCAGGCTGTAAAATGTGCAAAGATTTCGATGCTGAGCTTGCAGATGTTTCAATTGGTTCTGTTGGAAGCCATAATGGATATTCAACCATCATAATAAGGACCAAAAAAGGTGAGGAAATTAAAAACGCTTTAGATCTTCAAAAAGGTGTAGAAGTTGAAGAAATTGAAAAACTTCAGGGCTTCAAACAAAAAAGGTTCCAGAAAGAAGTAAATAAAAGAAAGGAAAATGATGAATATATATCCTTTTACTGGGCTTCAGATTATGCAGGTGTTTCAAAAAGAGCTGATGGAACTTATTTCATCAGGATCAGGGCAAAACCAGCTGGATGGTACACCACAGAAGAAATAAAAGAAGTTGCAGACATAGCAGAAAAATATAATGCCAGGATCAAGTTAACAAATAGAGGGGCATATGAACTCCACGGCATAAATGGATTTGATATTGAGGATGTTGTTACTAAACTCAATGAAATTAACCTTGTAACTGGTTCAGAAGGTCCGCTTGTCAGGGCAACACTTGCCTGTCCAGGTAAAGAAAACTGCGGCAGCGGACTTATAGATACAACTAGAATATGTGAGATTATAGAAGATAAATTCAAAGAGAGACCTACCCCCTACAAATTCAAAATTGCAGTGAGCGGATGCCCAAATAAATGCATGAGGCCACAGATACATGATACAGGAATAGCAGGTATAAAATTCCCAGAAACTAATGAAAATGAATGTAACGGCTGTGGAAGATGTTCAGAAGTTTGTAAAGTTGAAGCCATTAATATCAGGGGAGACACTTCTTATACCAACTATAATATCTGTGTTGGCTGTGGAAAATGTTTAAATGCGTGTCCGCACAAAGCAAGGGAAGTTAAAGAAGAAGGATTCATGCTTTATATAGGGGGCAAAGCTGGAAGGGAGCTGGTTGAAGGTGTCAGCACTAAAGTTAAAAGTATTGATGAAATAACAGACTACATAGATAATGTTCTCAAGGTTTACGATAAATACGCTGATAAACCGCAAAGAGAGCGGCTAGCTGCAACCATGAAAAGAATTGGCCAGACAAAATTCATTGAAGAGGTTAGAAAAAGCATTGAAAATTAA
- a CDS encoding ATP-binding protein — translation MNSNLQNQYMSKLRAFSEILSIFIILISILFLIGWAFNIEILKTPGSDFSTIKSNTAFSFLLIGIIIWFLQEKRVNSRNILIARILSLIILLIGSFTLFEYISGINLGIDQILFREPHGAFQTGALNRMSLVAVSSFLLISISLLTIDKKEKGNFHIFQLLIILVGFVSFLIVLGYLYQTTIYPILNTTAPSLYGSVMLFLIFLAIIASRPDKGFMKILTSKGLAGVFARRILPSIIIIPLILGWLKLLGEHMGLYDAEFGTAITIFFTILILVILVWLSVQSIYKSDISRQMAEKNIKMQAELINLTHDAIFVRNMNDEITFWNKGSEETYGWSMKEALGKVTHDLLQSEYPEPLDNIQKDVLKYGQWDGELKHKKRNGEIITVLSRWSLQKYENGPPLGFLEINTDITKRKEAQNKLKELVEELRRSNYELQQFTFITSHDLQEPLRSIASFSQLLGRRYKGKLDSNADEYIDFIVDGAMRMKEMIQGLLEYSLVGKGENFQPTDVNETIDIVLSNLKRLIDENEAEITHERLPTITADSRQLVQIFQNLIGNAIKFKNPEKQPKINILAHLDTKKKEYIFSVSDNGIGIEKQYSNKIFDIFKRLHTIDEYRGIGIGLAICKRIVERHGGKIWVESEYGLGSTFYFTIPINHLNS, via the coding sequence ATGAATTCAAATCTTCAAAATCAATATATGTCTAAATTACGGGCATTTTCTGAAATTTTAAGTATTTTTATCATTTTGATCAGTATTTTATTCCTTATTGGATGGGCATTTAATATTGAAATTCTTAAAACTCCAGGTTCTGATTTTTCTACTATTAAATCTAACACTGCGTTTTCTTTTCTTCTTATTGGTATAATCATATGGTTTTTGCAAGAAAAACGAGTAAATTCGCGTAATATTTTAATTGCACGAATATTATCTTTAATTATTTTGTTAATTGGATCTTTTACTCTTTTTGAGTATATATCTGGTATTAATTTAGGTATAGATCAGATATTATTTAGGGAACCTCATGGTGCTTTCCAAACGGGAGCTTTAAACAGGATGTCATTGGTTGCGGTTTCAAGCTTCTTATTAATTAGTATTTCCCTTTTAACGATTGATAAGAAAGAAAAGGGAAATTTTCATATTTTTCAGTTATTAATTATTCTTGTGGGCTTTGTATCATTTCTCATTGTTTTAGGATATCTTTATCAAACAACAATTTATCCTATTTTGAACACAACAGCACCATCTCTTTATGGGTCTGTTATGTTATTCCTTATTTTTCTGGCAATTATTGCTTCTCGTCCAGATAAAGGCTTTATGAAAATATTAACAAGCAAGGGGCTTGCTGGTGTTTTCGCACGGAGAATATTACCTAGTATCATTATTATTCCTTTGATTTTAGGTTGGTTAAAACTTTTGGGGGAACATATGGGATTATATGATGCTGAATTTGGAACTGCGATTACCATATTTTTTACTATCTTAATTTTAGTAATTTTAGTCTGGTTAAGTGTCCAGTCAATTTATAAAAGTGATATAAGTCGTCAGATGGCAGAAAAAAATATTAAAATGCAAGCTGAGTTAATAAACCTTACCCATGATGCTATTTTTGTCCGCAACATGAACGATGAAATTACATTCTGGAATAAAGGATCTGAAGAAACTTATGGTTGGAGTATGAAAGAAGCACTGGGAAAAGTTACCCATGACTTGTTGCAGTCGGAATACCCTGAACCTTTAGATAATATTCAGAAGGATGTTTTAAAGTATGGGCAATGGGATGGGGAATTAAAACATAAAAAAAGAAATGGTGAGATTATTACAGTATTGAGTAGATGGTCACTACAAAAATATGAAAATGGTCCACCTTTGGGTTTTTTAGAGATTAATACTGACATAACGAAACGTAAAGAAGCTCAAAATAAACTCAAAGAACTCGTAGAGGAACTAAGGCGTTCCAATTACGAACTTCAGCAGTTCACTTTCATTACATCTCATGATTTACAGGAACCACTTCGAAGTATTGCAAGTTTTTCACAGTTATTGGGGCGACGTTATAAAGGTAAACTGGATAGTAATGCTGATGAATATATTGATTTCATTGTTGATGGAGCAATGAGGATGAAGGAGATGATTCAGGGTTTACTGGAATATTCTCTTGTTGGAAAAGGTGAAAACTTTCAACCGACAGATGTTAATGAAACCATTGATATTGTTTTATCTAATCTTAAAAGGTTAATTGATGAAAATGAAGCGGAGATAACTCATGAACGGCTTCCTACTATAACTGCTGATTCTAGACAATTGGTTCAGATATTCCAGAATCTTATAGGAAACGCCATTAAATTTAAAAATCCAGAAAAACAGCCAAAAATCAACATTTTGGCACATCTAGATACAAAAAAGAAGGAATATATATTTTCAGTCTCTGATAATGGAATTGGAATTGAAAAACAGTACAGTAACAAAATTTTTGATATTTTCAAACGGTTACATACAATTGATGAGTATAGGGGGATAGGTATTGGTCTTGCAATCTGTAAACGGATCGTTGAACGCCATGGAGGGAAAATTTGGGTTGAATCTGAATATGGTTTAGGTTCAACCTTTTATTTCACGATTCCAATCAACCATCTAAATTCTTAA
- a CDS encoding DUF2119 domain-containing protein, whose protein sequence is MVVFKKIINKGDNPVRLFIGGVHGKEGLTTIDALSNISENDVKNGNLTMYNFDKSPYISTLDRHYYGSERGKEIISIIRDIKPEMYVELHCYNSNSFSKLTNLNRKESTGVPPLIHLEKGVLIGSTSPYIRTSLFKEWDVCITLEIPCNYSIESLEVYLNVMKAVAGSKDKYELLDRLRADYPEQVKTAAKYAVELYWDGYPPL, encoded by the coding sequence ATGGTGGTCTTTAAAAAGATAATAAATAAAGGAGATAATCCTGTACGTCTTTTTATTGGAGGAGTCCACGGGAAAGAAGGACTTACAACTATAGATGCCCTTTCTAACATTTCTGAAAATGATGTTAAAAACGGCAACCTTACGATGTACAATTTTGATAAGAGCCCCTATATCAGCACACTTGACAGGCATTATTATGGTTCTGAGCGAGGTAAGGAGATCATATCTATAATTAGGGACATTAAACCTGAAATGTATGTTGAACTCCACTGTTATAACTCAAACAGTTTTAGCAAGTTAACAAATTTAAACAGAAAGGAAAGTACTGGTGTTCCTCCGCTTATACACCTTGAAAAAGGTGTTTTAATAGGTTCAACATCCCCTTACATTCGAACATCTTTATTTAAAGAATGGGATGTTTGTATAACACTTGAAATTCCATGTAACTATTCAATTGAATCTCTTGAGGTTTATTTGAATGTAATGAAGGCTGTTGCAGGCTCGAAGGATAAATATGAATTGCTTGATAGGCTGAGGGCAGATTATCCCGAACAGGTTAAAACTGCAGCAAAATATGCTGTTGAGCTTTACTGGGATGGATATCCTCCACTATAA
- the ahcY gene encoding adenosylhomocysteinase, producing the protein MSYDVKDISLAPEGKKKIDWVQRHMPVLEHIKSEYEKEKPFKGITIASCLHLEPKTINLGLTLLAGGAEVAMTGCNPLSTQDDATAAGAAMGLNMYGWREETTEEYYETIHKVLDHEPDILIDDGADMIFLVHKERPELIENIMGACEETTTGIHRLKAMAEDKALKFPVIAVNDAYTKYLFDNRYGTGQSTFDSIMGSTNVLIAGKTVVVCGYGWCGRGIAMRANGLGANVIVTEIDPIRALEARMDGYRVMKVAEAVKYADLLLTVTGDIDVVTKEHFKNMKDGCILANSGHFNVEINKGDLMDMAVKHEQLKPDIEGFVMEDGREFYLLADGRLVNLAGERGQGHPAEIMDMSFAVQALSAKHLLGAKLENKVYKAPDEIDDRVSRLKLKAMNIEIDELSPRQSEYLANWEEGT; encoded by the coding sequence ATGAGTTATGATGTAAAAGATATTTCACTTGCACCAGAAGGTAAGAAAAAAATAGATTGGGTACAAAGGCATATGCCTGTTTTAGAGCATATAAAATCAGAATATGAAAAAGAAAAACCATTCAAAGGAATTACAATAGCTTCATGCTTACATTTAGAACCAAAAACTATAAATTTAGGATTAACGCTTTTAGCAGGCGGTGCTGAAGTTGCAATGACCGGATGTAACCCTCTTTCAACTCAAGATGATGCTACAGCTGCAGGGGCAGCTATGGGCCTTAATATGTACGGCTGGAGAGAAGAAACCACAGAAGAATACTATGAAACTATCCATAAAGTACTTGATCATGAACCGGACATTTTAATTGATGATGGGGCAGACATGATATTTTTGGTACATAAGGAAAGGCCAGAACTTATCGAAAATATAATGGGTGCATGTGAGGAAACCACCACTGGAATTCACAGACTTAAGGCTATGGCCGAAGATAAAGCATTAAAATTCCCAGTTATTGCTGTAAATGATGCATATACCAAATATTTATTTGATAACAGATATGGAACTGGACAATCAACATTTGATTCGATAATGGGTTCAACAAATGTCCTTATTGCAGGTAAAACTGTTGTTGTTTGTGGATACGGCTGGTGCGGTCGAGGTATCGCAATGAGGGCAAATGGTTTAGGTGCAAATGTCATTGTAACTGAAATAGACCCTATAAGAGCTTTAGAAGCAAGAATGGACGGATACCGTGTAATGAAAGTGGCAGAAGCAGTTAAATATGCAGATCTTCTTCTAACTGTTACTGGAGATATAGACGTAGTTACAAAGGAACACTTTAAAAATATGAAAGACGGTTGTATACTTGCAAATTCTGGGCATTTCAACGTAGAGATAAACAAGGGCGATCTTATGGATATGGCTGTTAAACATGAACAGTTAAAACCAGATATTGAAGGCTTTGTTATGGAAGACGGAAGGGAATTTTATCTTCTTGCAGATGGAAGGCTTGTTAATTTAGCAGGAGAACGCGGCCAGGGCCATCCAGCAGAAATTATGGACATGAGTTTTGCAGTACAGGCATTATCGGCTAAACATCTTTTAGGGGCTAAATTAGAAAACAAAGTTTATAAAGCTCCAGATGAAATTGATGATAGAGTCTCTAGACTAAAATTAAAGGCAATGAATATTGAAATAGATGAATTAAGCCCAAGACAGTCTGAATATCTTGCAAATTGGGAAGAAGGAACCTAA
- a CDS encoding CDC48 family AAA ATPase: MADKEMKLKVAEAISQSDVGRSIARIDPACMQELGLIDGDIVEIEGKKITAATAASSQSDIGLGIIRIDGYIRKNVGASIGEEITVTRADTNDAEKVVLAPVDQQIMVKGDVRAAFAGRVLTKGDIIISGFRQPATAMRGSLFDEFFRDVGMNMSPMGEIKLAVVSTKPKGVVKVTQMTDVEIQPNPVDVSKLEGVKNIVDVTYEDIGGLKDEVKKVREMIEIPLKRPELFERLGISPPKGVLMHGPPGTGKTLLAKAVANESDAHFITINGPEIMSKYVGGSEERLREIFEEAEENSPSIVFIDELDAIAPKREEVTGEVERRTVAQLLTLMDGLKSRGQVVVIGATNRVDSIDQALRRPGRFDREIEIGVPDKDGRLEVLQIHTRGMPLDEDVDLEKIAEVTHGFVGADLESLAKESAMRVLRRILPEIKADEEIPKEVLQKMIVKEADFKAALKEIQPSALREVLVQVPDIKWDDIGGLEKAKQELQEAVEWPLKYPEKFEKFGVRPPKGVLIYGPPGTGKTLLAKAVANESDSNFIAIKGPELLSKWVGESEKGVREVFRRARQTAPTVIFFDEIDSIASTRSGGSTDSGVTQRVVNQLLTEIDGMEELQDVAIIAATNRIDIMDPALLRPGRFDRHVKVDEPDEETRLAIFKVHTQDMPIAGDVDLKYLAKNTAGYVGADIEAVCREAAMLTLRHDMESEDIKMKYFKKAMKKVKKDEKDVELVQYH, translated from the coding sequence ATGGCTGATAAAGAAATGAAACTAAAAGTTGCAGAAGCAATTTCACAGTCTGACGTTGGTAGATCAATTGCAAGAATTGACCCAGCATGTATGCAGGAATTAGGTCTCATAGATGGGGACATAGTGGAAATTGAAGGAAAGAAAATAACAGCAGCAACAGCAGCATCATCTCAATCAGACATTGGCTTAGGCATAATAAGGATTGATGGATACATAAGGAAAAATGTAGGCGCTTCAATCGGTGAAGAAATAACAGTAACACGTGCAGATACAAATGATGCTGAAAAAGTAGTCTTAGCACCTGTAGACCAGCAAATAATGGTCAAAGGAGATGTAAGGGCTGCATTTGCAGGAAGAGTTTTAACTAAAGGAGATATAATAATATCTGGTTTTAGACAACCCGCAACAGCTATGAGAGGAAGTCTATTTGATGAGTTCTTCAGGGACGTAGGGATGAACATGTCTCCTATGGGGGAAATAAAACTTGCAGTAGTCTCAACAAAACCTAAGGGTGTAGTTAAAGTCACCCAAATGACTGATGTTGAAATTCAACCAAACCCTGTAGATGTCTCCAAGCTTGAAGGAGTTAAAAACATTGTAGATGTGACCTATGAAGATATAGGCGGCCTTAAAGATGAAGTTAAGAAAGTAAGGGAAATGATAGAGATCCCACTTAAAAGGCCAGAACTCTTTGAAAGACTTGGAATATCGCCTCCTAAAGGTGTATTAATGCACGGCCCGCCTGGAACTGGTAAAACTTTACTTGCAAAGGCAGTTGCAAACGAAAGCGATGCCCATTTCATAACCATTAACGGGCCTGAGATCATGAGCAAATATGTAGGCGGCTCTGAAGAAAGGCTCAGAGAAATATTTGAAGAAGCTGAAGAAAATTCCCCATCTATAGTGTTTATAGATGAACTCGATGCAATTGCACCAAAACGTGAGGAAGTTACAGGCGAAGTTGAGCGCAGGACAGTAGCACAGCTTTTAACCCTCATGGATGGCCTTAAATCCCGAGGACAGGTTGTTGTAATTGGTGCAACCAACAGAGTAGACTCCATTGACCAAGCACTCAGAAGGCCTGGAAGATTCGACAGGGAAATTGAAATAGGAGTCCCTGACAAAGATGGAAGGCTGGAAGTACTTCAAATACACACAAGAGGAATGCCTTTAGATGAAGATGTTGACTTGGAAAAAATTGCAGAAGTTACACATGGATTTGTAGGTGCAGACCTTGAATCTCTTGCTAAAGAATCTGCAATGAGAGTTTTAAGAAGGATTCTTCCAGAAATAAAAGCAGATGAGGAAATTCCAAAAGAAGTTCTTCAGAAAATGATCGTCAAAGAAGCTGACTTTAAAGCAGCTTTAAAAGAAATTCAACCATCAGCACTTCGTGAAGTCCTTGTACAGGTCCCTGATATCAAATGGGACGATATAGGTGGCCTTGAAAAGGCAAAACAGGAATTACAAGAAGCTGTAGAATGGCCGCTTAAATATCCTGAGAAATTCGAAAAATTTGGAGTCAGACCACCTAAAGGTGTCCTTATCTACGGACCTCCTGGAACTGGTAAGACCTTACTTGCAAAGGCTGTTGCAAATGAAAGTGATTCCAACTTCATCGCAATAAAAGGTCCTGAACTTCTGTCAAAATGGGTTGGTGAATCTGAAAAAGGTGTAAGGGAAGTTTTCAGAAGGGCAAGGCAAACAGCTCCTACTGTAATATTCTTCGATGAAATAGATTCCATTGCATCCACAAGAAGTGGAGGAAGTACCGATTCTGGAGTTACTCAAAGAGTTGTAAATCAGCTTCTAACCGAAATTGACGGAATGGAAGAACTGCAGGATGTTGCAATTATCGCAGCTACAAACAGGATAGATATAATGGATCCAGCTTTACTTAGACCTGGAAGATTCGACAGGCATGTTAAAGTTGATGAACCAGATGAAGAAACAAGACTTGCAATATTCAAGGTCCATACCCAGGATATGCCAATTGCAGGAGATGTGGACTTGAAGTATCTAGCTAAAAATACAGCAGGATATGTCGGTGCTGATATAGAAGCAGTATGCCGTGAAGCGGCCATGCTGACACTCAGGCATGATATGGAATCTGAAGATATTAAAATGAAATACTTCAAAAAAGCTATGAAAAAAGTCAAAAAGGACGAAAAAGACGTTGAATTAGTGCAGTATCACTAA
- a CDS encoding plasma-membrane proton-efflux P-type ATPase translates to MDKIVINADEAKKKSLEELLKKISSNKKGLSSSQARQRLQKYGPNEISEKKVNPLIKFLKYFWGPMPWLIEVAIILSAVIQHWADLGIISALLALNAIIGFWQEHKASNAIELLKEKLALKARVLRDDKWQEVSAKELVPGDIIHIGSGDIIPADAKIMDNISADESALTGESLPVDKKASDIAYSGSIINQGETNALVTSTGMNTYFGKTAQLVEKAETRSFLQKTVIKIGDYLIILAAIMVAIIFIASLFRHQSLFDTLQFALVLVVASIPVALPAVLSVTMAVGAVALAKKEAIVSKLVAIEEMAGVDVLCADKTGTITKNELKLGEIKPFDGFKEDDVLLYGKLASPKDSNDPIDVAVLSKAREKSIKIKGYKITKFKPFNPVSKRTEASIASESKHFKVSKGATQVILSLTGEDKKIADKMNEYVDKFAEKGYRTLGVAITDKSGKWQYAGLFGLYDPPRDDSAETIKTAESMGVDVKMVTGDHIAIAKEISKEVNLGTNIIIPKDFVDETDRKAEKIVEETDGFAEVFPEHKYHIVELLQDKGHIVGMTGDGVNDSPALKKANVGIAVAGATDAAKSAASIVLTQPGISVIIDSIKQSRKIFQRMNNYSIYRITETIRVLFFITLSIIIFQFYPITALMIVLLALLNDAPIMTIAYDNVKYSNEPEKWDLRIILGIATFLGVLGVIESFFVLYLGINILKLSLPVLQSFIYLKLSVAGHLTVFMARTKGHFWEIKPALPLFIAIIGTQTIATLITVYGILLPAMGWFLAGIIWAEALTAFFIIDAIKVRFYKLLSREGVDVYK, encoded by the coding sequence GTGGATAAAATAGTTATAAATGCAGATGAAGCAAAAAAGAAGTCCCTTGAAGAATTATTAAAAAAAATATCTTCAAACAAGAAAGGTCTATCATCATCTCAAGCCCGACAAAGACTTCAAAAGTATGGACCTAATGAAATTTCAGAAAAAAAAGTTAACCCCCTAATTAAATTCCTTAAATATTTCTGGGGGCCAATGCCATGGCTTATAGAAGTGGCAATTATCTTATCTGCCGTGATTCAGCACTGGGCAGATTTAGGAATAATATCCGCATTATTGGCATTAAATGCCATTATAGGCTTCTGGCAGGAGCATAAAGCAAGCAATGCTATAGAATTACTTAAAGAAAAACTTGCACTAAAAGCAAGGGTACTGCGTGATGATAAGTGGCAGGAAGTATCAGCAAAAGAACTTGTTCCTGGAGATATAATTCATATAGGCTCAGGAGATATCATTCCAGCTGATGCGAAGATAATGGACAATATTTCAGCCGATGAATCTGCCTTAACTGGAGAATCACTTCCAGTGGATAAAAAGGCTTCAGATATTGCTTATTCAGGATCAATAATAAATCAAGGCGAAACAAATGCTCTTGTAACTTCAACTGGAATGAACACTTATTTTGGAAAAACTGCCCAACTGGTAGAAAAAGCTGAAACCAGAAGTTTCCTTCAAAAAACTGTTATAAAAATTGGGGATTATTTAATTATACTGGCTGCGATTATGGTAGCAATCATTTTTATAGCTTCATTGTTCCGGCATCAAAGTCTTTTTGATACACTGCAGTTTGCACTCGTCCTCGTGGTTGCATCAATACCTGTAGCTTTACCTGCAGTACTTTCTGTTACAATGGCTGTCGGTGCGGTAGCTCTGGCAAAAAAAGAAGCAATAGTAAGCAAACTGGTAGCTATTGAAGAAATGGCGGGCGTGGATGTATTATGTGCCGATAAAACAGGCACAATTACCAAAAATGAATTAAAACTTGGAGAAATAAAACCATTTGATGGATTTAAAGAAGATGATGTGCTTTTATATGGTAAACTAGCATCGCCAAAAGACAGTAATGATCCAATAGATGTTGCAGTATTATCCAAAGCACGAGAAAAATCTATCAAAATAAAAGGATATAAAATAACTAAATTCAAGCCATTTAATCCAGTTTCAAAGCGCACTGAAGCTTCAATAGCCAGTGAAAGTAAACATTTTAAAGTTTCCAAAGGTGCAACTCAAGTCATATTATCTCTTACAGGTGAAGATAAAAAAATCGCAGATAAAATGAATGAATATGTAGATAAATTCGCTGAAAAAGGATATCGTACACTTGGAGTTGCAATAACCGATAAATCAGGAAAATGGCAGTATGCAGGTCTTTTTGGGCTCTACGATCCTCCACGTGACGATTCAGCAGAAACCATAAAAACAGCTGAATCAATGGGAGTAGATGTAAAAATGGTGACCGGAGACCATATTGCAATTGCAAAAGAGATCTCTAAAGAGGTTAATCTTGGAACTAACATCATTATTCCCAAAGACTTTGTCGATGAAACAGATAGAAAAGCAGAGAAAATTGTTGAGGAAACAGACGGGTTTGCAGAGGTTTTCCCAGAACATAAATATCATATAGTTGAGTTACTTCAGGATAAAGGACATATTGTAGGTATGACTGGAGATGGTGTTAATGACTCTCCTGCACTTAAAAAAGCTAATGTTGGAATTGCAGTAGCAGGAGCAACAGATGCTGCGAAATCAGCTGCTTCAATTGTCCTTACCCAACCTGGAATTTCTGTAATAATAGATTCCATAAAACAAAGCCGTAAAATTTTCCAGAGGATGAACAACTATTCTATTTACAGGATAACAGAAACCATAAGAGTTTTATTTTTCATTACATTATCCATCATCATATTCCAGTTTTACCCAATTACAGCTTTGATGATAGTTTTACTAGCACTGCTAAATGATGCGCCAATTATGACAATCGCTTACGATAATGTAAAATATTCAAATGAGCCAGAAAAATGGGATTTAAGAATTATATTAGGCATAGCTACTTTTCTTGGAGTTTTAGGAGTTATAGAATCATTTTTTGTCCTTTATCTTGGAATTAACATATTAAAATTATCTCTTCCAGTTCTTCAATCTTTTATTTATCTTAAACTCTCGGTTGCAGGTCATTTAACTGTTTTTATGGCCAGAACAAAGGGCCACTTCTGGGAGATCAAACCTGCACTGCCACTATTTATAGCCATTATAGGTACACAAACAATAGCCACCTTAATTACAGTTTATGGAATACTGCTGCCAGCCATGGGCTGGTTTTTAGCAGGTATTATCTGGGCAGAGGCTTTAACTGCATTTTTCATAATTGATGCCATAAAAGTTCGCTTCTACAAGCTTCTGAGCCGAGAAGGAGTCGATGTATATAAATAG
- a CDS encoding cupredoxin domain-containing protein: MIRVYGRTNKGLLALIIIIIIIIAAGVYLYYAQSSNRNVQTGMNNSTNQSMGNNSANTTSAATTISIQNMTFNPNQITIKSGTNIQWINNDNVQHQISSDNGAFQSNTLNPGDSYNFFFAKTGIYGYHDALNPTITGTIIVQ; encoded by the coding sequence ATGATAAGAGTGTATGGAAGAACAAATAAAGGGCTTCTGGCATTGATTATAATTATAATCATTATAATCGCAGCCGGTGTATATCTTTATTATGCGCAAAGTTCCAATCGCAATGTACAAACCGGTATGAACAATTCAACCAATCAAAGTATGGGAAATAACAGTGCAAATACGACTTCTGCTGCAACAACAATTTCTATCCAGAACATGACATTTAATCCCAACCAAATTACAATTAAATCGGGTACTAATATCCAATGGATAAATAATGATAATGTGCAACACCAGATATCGAGTGACAATGGAGCATTCCAGAGTAATACATTAAATCCTGGCGATAGTTATAACTTCTTCTTCGCTAAAACTGGTATTTATGGTTATCATGATGCATTAAATCCTACAATAACTGGAACCATCATCGTTCAATGA